In Archocentrus centrarchus isolate MPI-CPG fArcCen1 chromosome 1, fArcCen1, whole genome shotgun sequence, the following proteins share a genomic window:
- the LOC115780371 gene encoding cytochrome P450 3A30-like has protein sequence MQQVCTAGDKRLWSRKLVLPLREERNTAEMSYFFLSAETWTLLVALITLLFVYSCWTHGTFKRLGVPGPSPVPFFGTMLAYRKGFFNFDVECYKKYGKMWGIFDGRQPVLCITDPAMIKTILIKECYSFFTNRRNFRLNGPLYDAVSIAEDDQWRRIRSVLSPSFTSGRLKEMFDIMKKHSAVLISSMKKKADKDEPLELKEFFGPYSMDVVTSTAFSVDIDSLSNPSDPFVTNIKKMLKFDLLSPIFLTIAFFPFMGPIMEKLEFSFFPTSVTDFFYAALQKIKTDRETTKQKTRVDFLQLMIDSQQNNNSSGKAQDKGLTDHEILSQAMIFLFAGYETTSSSLTFLSYNLATNPQVMKKLQEEVDATFPNNAPVQYQALMQMEYLDCVVNESLRLYPIASRLERVAKASVEINGFVIPKDMVVMIPTWPVHRDPEIWPEPEKFKPERFSKENKETIDPYTYMPFGAGPRNCIGMRFALILMKLAIVEILQRYSFSVCKETEIPIELDIQGLLQPKRQIKLKLVPRS, from the exons ATGCAACAGGTGTGTACAGCAGGAGATAAAAGGCTCTGGTCACGAAAGCTTGTGTTACCACTGAGAGAAGAGAGGAACACTGCAGAGATGTCGTACTTCTTCTTGTCTGCAGAGACATGGACTCTGCTGGTTGCCCTCATTACACTGTTGTTTGT GTACTCCTGCTGGACACATGGGACATTTAAGAGATTAGGCGTCCCTGGTCCCTCACCTGTCCCTTTTTTTGGCACTATGTTGGCATACAGAAAG GGATTTTTTAACTTTGATGTGGAGTGCTATAAGAAATATGGGAAAATGTGGGG CATTTTTGATGGTCGTCAGCCCGTGCTGTGCATCACTGATCCTGCCATGATAAAAACTATTCTGATAAAGGAGTGTTACTCTTTCTTCACCAACCGCAGG AATTTCCGTCTGAATGGGCCACTGTACGATGCTGTGTCCATTGCAGAGGATGATCAGTGGAGGAGGATCCGCAGTGTCCTTTCTCCCTCCTTCACCTCCGGGAGACTGAAAGAG ATGTTTGACATTATGAAGAAGCATTCAGCCGTCCTGATCAGCagcatgaaaaagaaagcagataAAGATGAACCTCTGGAGCTGAAGGA GTTCTTCGGACCCTACAGTATGGATGTAGTAACCAGCACTGCCTTCAGTGTGGACATCGACTCACTCAGCAACCCCTCAGACCCGTTTGTCACTAACATCAAAAAGATGCTTAAGTTTGACCTTTTAAGCCCCATCTTTCTCACCATTG CCTTCTTTCCCTTCATGGGTCCCATAATGGAAAAACTAGAGTTTTCATTTTTCCCTACATCTGTGACAGACTTCTTTTACGCTGCACTACAGAAAATCAAGACTGATCGTGAGACCACCAAGCAAAAG ACTCGAGTGGACTTCCTCCAGCTAATGATTGACTCTCAGCAAAACAATAACTCTAGTGGTAAAGCACAGGATAAAG GTTTGACTGATCATGAGATTCTTTCCCAAGCGATGATTTTCCTCTTTGCTGGCTATGAAACAACCAGCAGCTCTCTCACTTTCTTGTCTTACAATTTGGCAACAAACCCTCAGGTGATGAAAAagctgcaggaggaggtggATGCAACCTTCCCAAACAAT gctCCTGTTCAGTACCAGGCACTAATGCAGATGGAGTATCTCGACTGTGTCGTCAATGAGTCCCTCCGATTGTACCCCATTGCTTCACGTTTGGAACGTGTGGCCAAGGCGAGTGTGGAGATAAATGGCTTTGTGATTCCCAAAGATATGGTTGTCATGATCCCCACCTGGCCGGTGCACCGGGACCCCGAGATTTGGCCTGAACCAGAGAAATTCAAACCTGAGAG GTTCAGCaaggaaaacaaagagacaaTTGATCCGTACACATACATGCCTTTTGGAGCAGGTCCAAGGAACTGCATTGGGATGCGATTTGCCCTGATACTGATGAAACTTGCAATAGTGGAGATCCTCCAGAGGTACAGCTTCTCTGTGTGTAAGGAGACTGAG ATCCCCATTGAGCTGGACATCCAGGGCCTGCTACAGCCAAAACGacaaatcaaactgaagttGGTGCCACGCTCTTAA
- the LOC115780391 gene encoding cytochrome P450 3A40-like — translation MSYFFFLSAETWTLLATLITLLIVYSCWTHGTFKRLGVPGPSPIPLFGTMLAYRKGFFIFDEECHKKYGKMWGIFDGRQPVLCITDPAMIKTILIKECYSFFTNRRNFRLNGPLYDAVSIAEDDQWRRIRSVLSPSFTSGRLKEMFDIMKQHSAILISTMKKKADKDEPLELKEFFGPYSMDVVTSTAFSVDIDSLSNPSDPFVTNIKKLLKFDLFSPIFLTIAFFPFMGPILEKLEFSFFPTSVTNFFYTALQKIKTDRETSKLKTRVDFLQLMIDSQQNNNSIGESQDKGLTDHEILSQAMIFLFAGYETTSSSLTFLSYNLGTNPQVMKKLQEEVDATFPNNAPVQYQALMQMEYLDCVINESLRLYPIASRLERVAKASVEINGFVIPKDMVVMVPTWPLHRDPEIWPEPEKFKPERFSKENKETINPYTYMPFGAGPRNCIGMRFALILMKLAIVEILQRYSFSACKETEIPIELDIQGFLQPKRPIKLKLVPRS, via the exons ATGTCCtactttttcttcttgtcaGCAGAGACATGGACCCTGTTGGCGACACTCATCACACTGTTGATTGT GTATTCCTGCTGGACACATGGGACATTTAAGAGATTAGGCGTCCCTGGTCCTTCACCTATACCTCTTTTTGGCACTATGTTGGCATACAGAAAG GGCTTTTTTATCTTTGACGAAGAGTGCCACAAGAAATACGGGAAAATGTGGGG CATTTTTGATGGTCGTCAGCCCGTGCTGTGCATCACTGATCCTGCCATGATAAAAACTATTCTGATAAAGGAGTGTTACTCTTTCTTCACCAACCGCAGG AATTTCCGTCTGAATGGGCCACTGTACGATGCTGTGTCCATTGCAGAGGATGATCAGTGGAGGAGGATCCGCAGTGTCCTTTCTCCCTCCTTCACCTCCGGGAGACTGAAAGAG ATGTTTGACATTATGAAGCAGCATTCAGCTATCCTGATCAGTAccatgaaaaagaaagcagataAAGACGAACCTCTGGAGCTGAAGGA GTTCTTCGGACCCTACAGTATGGATGTAGTAACCAGCACTGCCTTCAGTGTGGACATCGACTCACTCAGCAACCCCTCAGACCCTTTTGTCACTAACATCAAAAAGTTGTTGAAATTTGACCTTTTCAGCCCCATCTTTCTCACCATTG CCTTCTTTCCCTTCATGGGTCCCATATTGGAAAAACTAGAGTTTTCCTTTTTCCCTACATCTGTGACAAACTTCTTTTACACTGCACTGCAGAAAATCAAGACTGATCGTGAGACCAGCAAGCTAAAG ACTCGAGTGGACTTCCTCCAACTAATGATCGACTCTCAGCAAAACAATAACTCCATTGGTGAATCACAGGATAAAG GTCTGACTGATCATGAGATTCTTTCCCAAGCGATGATTTTCCTCTTTGCTGGCTATGAAACAACCAGCAGCTCTCTCACTTTCTTGTCTTACAATTTGGGAACAAACCCTCAGGTGATGAAAAagctgcaggaggaggtggATGCAACCTTCCCTAACAAT GCTCCTGTTCAGTACCAGGCACTAATGCAGATGGAGTATCTCGACTGTGTCATCAATGAGTCTCTCCGATTGTACCCCATTGCTTCACGTTTGGAACGTGTGGCCAAGGCGAGTGTGGAGATAAATGGCTTTGTGATTCCCAAAGATATGGTTGTCATGGTCCCCACCTGGCCACTGCACCGGGACCCCGAGATTTGGCCTGAACCAGAGAAATTCAAACCTGAGAG GTTCAGCAAGGAAAACAAGGAGACAATCAATCCATACACATACATGCCTTTTGGAGCAGGTCCAAGGAATTGCATTGGGATGCGATTTGCTCTGATACTGATGAAACTTGCAATAGTGGAGATCCTCCAGAGGTACAGCTTCTCTGCGTGTAAGGAGACTGAG ATCCCCATTGAGCTGGACATCCAGGGCTTTCTACAGCCAAAACGACCAATAAAACTGAAGCTGGTGCCACGCTCTTAA